One stretch of Acidobacteriota bacterium DNA includes these proteins:
- a CDS encoding cyclic nucleotide-binding and patatin-like phospholipase domain-containing protein → MTDDIDAALRAIDQASGGDGLFRNLDEATRQGIAREVSWVHVPGGELLFRCGDVGDALFVVITGRLQAIIEVPDGSPVVVGEISQGEVVGEMSVLTGDPRSLTVRAIRDTTLVKLSTQAFERVTDRNPKAMLAVTRRIIARLQDRNRGTYPPARIATIAVLSAGGGDRHRGVVEQLAAAFERIGTTLVLTGSKVEQATRGLDELAASRWFDDQERQHAHTLYVADATSTRWTARCVRQADRALIVADGDTRPDHDRLVSWSLDLSLRDGLPPVELVLLHATTATPSGTAAWLAATGAVSHHHVCPSVTGEYDRVVRFLTGRAVGLVLGGGGARGFAHIGVIRAFREAGVPIDAVGGTSMGAIIAGQCAMDLDPAAMLALNRHHWIVNNPLKDKTLPVVALLACRRLDAMVAAMFGTIDIPDLWLRYFCVSADLTNAELRIHQDGRLARATRASMSLPGIAIPVHDKGALLIDGGVLNNLPADIMKKVVGGPVVAVNVTPEKDLAITGPYPEAISGWNLLLNRRHRKVPGILSIIMRTTMLASARERKRVTDDIDLLLNPAVEQFGMFDWDKLDAIAQVGYECARGALEGWQAR, encoded by the coding sequence ATGACGGACGACATCGACGCGGCGCTCCGGGCGATCGACCAGGCGTCGGGCGGCGACGGGTTGTTCAGGAACCTCGACGAAGCCACCCGGCAGGGCATTGCCAGGGAGGTGTCGTGGGTTCACGTACCGGGCGGGGAGCTGCTCTTCCGATGCGGCGACGTCGGCGATGCCCTGTTCGTCGTCATCACGGGCCGCCTCCAGGCCATCATCGAGGTGCCTGACGGATCGCCTGTCGTCGTCGGCGAAATCTCGCAGGGCGAGGTCGTGGGCGAGATGTCCGTGCTCACCGGCGACCCCCGTTCGCTCACCGTGCGCGCGATCCGCGACACGACGCTCGTCAAGCTCTCGACGCAGGCATTCGAGCGAGTCACCGACCGAAATCCCAAGGCCATGCTCGCGGTCACCCGACGCATCATCGCCCGCCTGCAGGACCGAAACAGGGGAACGTATCCGCCAGCCAGGATCGCCACGATTGCTGTCCTGAGCGCCGGTGGCGGCGATCGCCATCGAGGCGTGGTCGAACAGCTCGCGGCGGCCTTCGAACGCATCGGAACGACGCTGGTGCTGACCGGATCGAAGGTCGAGCAGGCCACCCGTGGCCTGGACGAGCTCGCCGCCTCCCGCTGGTTCGACGATCAGGAGCGGCAGCACGCCCACACGCTCTATGTCGCCGATGCCACGTCCACGCGTTGGACCGCCAGGTGCGTCCGGCAGGCCGATCGCGCCCTGATCGTGGCCGACGGTGATACGCGTCCCGACCACGACCGGCTGGTGTCCTGGTCGCTCGACCTGAGCCTCCGAGACGGACTGCCGCCGGTCGAGCTGGTCCTGCTGCACGCGACGACGGCCACGCCGAGCGGAACCGCCGCGTGGCTCGCGGCGACGGGGGCGGTGTCGCACCATCACGTGTGCCCGAGCGTTACCGGCGAATACGATCGGGTGGTGCGGTTTCTGACCGGCCGCGCAGTCGGACTGGTGCTCGGCGGCGGGGGCGCGCGCGGGTTCGCGCACATCGGCGTGATTCGGGCGTTTCGCGAGGCAGGCGTGCCGATCGACGCCGTTGGCGGCACGAGCATGGGTGCCATCATCGCAGGGCAGTGCGCCATGGATCTGGACCCGGCTGCCATGCTGGCCCTCAACCGGCATCACTGGATCGTCAACAACCCGCTGAAGGACAAGACCCTGCCGGTCGTGGCTCTGCTCGCGTGTCGCCGGCTCGATGCGATGGTGGCCGCCATGTTCGGCACGATCGACATTCCGGACCTGTGGCTGCGCTACTTCTGCGTGTCGGCCGACCTCACCAACGCCGAACTGCGGATCCACCAGGATGGCCGGCTGGCCCGCGCGACGCGCGCCAGCATGTCGCTGCCTGGCATCGCGATTCCCGTGCACGACAAAGGGGCGCTGCTGATCGATGGCGGCGTGCTCAACAATTTGCCCGCCGACATCATGAAGAAGGTGGTGGGGGGGCCGGTGGTCGCCGTCAACGTGACACCCGAGAAGGATCTCGCCATCACCGGTCCGTATCCCGAGGCCATTTCGGGGTGGAACCTGCTGCTGAACCGCCGGCACCGCAAGGTGCCTGGCATCCTCTCCATCATCATGCGGACGACGATGCTGGCGAGCGCCCGCGAACGCAAACGCGTGACCGACGACATCGATCTGCTGCTCAATCCGGCGGTCGAACAGTTCGGCATGTTCGACTGGGACAAACTCGACGCGATTGCCCAAGTGGGGTACGAGTGCGCTCGGGGTGCGCTCGAAGGCTGGCAGGCGAGATGA
- a CDS encoding 1-acyl-sn-glycerol-3-phosphate acyltransferase, whose translation MRSAGRSHEDIVTWLLAAVAAELRLDPVTMDVDRALTFYGLDSLTAATIAGELSDWLGRQLPDDVLQAGVSINVLANRLARPVADDRPPRAVRRRRSSDAIDYAAIDYHRTPSLERAIRAVIRILVKVTSDVHVEGLDHCPVSGPALVASNHLHILDAVWMLAVLPRRTILLVAEEFERKPVLGWLLNIGRVIYISRGTADHAALDQALLVLRHGGALAVAPEGKLSRTGGLIRAHSGIAYLATHSGVPVTPAVLWGQERAWRSWLRLRRVRLEVRFGSAVHVPFGPAGPRELRRHTDGIMRSLAALLPPAYQGVYRTPSGPGAG comes from the coding sequence ATGAGAAGCGCCGGCCGGTCCCACGAGGACATCGTCACCTGGCTGCTGGCGGCGGTCGCGGCCGAACTACGGCTCGATCCGGTCACGATGGATGTCGATCGCGCCCTCACGTTCTACGGCCTCGACTCGCTGACCGCGGCGACCATTGCCGGCGAACTTTCCGATTGGCTGGGAAGGCAGCTGCCGGATGATGTGCTGCAGGCGGGTGTCAGTATCAACGTCCTGGCCAACCGGCTCGCCCGGCCAGTGGCCGACGACCGGCCGCCCCGCGCGGTTCGCCGCCGGCGAAGCTCCGATGCGATCGACTACGCCGCGATCGATTACCACCGCACCCCTTCGCTTGAACGTGCCATCAGGGCGGTCATTCGGATCCTCGTCAAGGTGACCAGCGACGTCCATGTCGAGGGTCTTGATCACTGTCCGGTATCAGGGCCCGCGCTCGTCGCCAGCAACCACCTGCACATTCTGGACGCGGTCTGGATGCTCGCCGTCCTGCCGCGGCGGACCATCCTGCTGGTGGCCGAGGAGTTCGAGCGGAAGCCCGTGCTGGGCTGGCTGCTGAACATCGGCCGCGTGATCTACATCTCACGGGGAACAGCCGACCACGCCGCGCTCGACCAGGCGCTCCTGGTGCTTCGGCACGGCGGCGCGCTGGCCGTCGCCCCCGAGGGCAAACTGAGCCGCACGGGCGGCCTGATCAGGGCACACAGCGGCATCGCGTATCTGGCGACGCACTCGGGCGTGCCAGTGACGCCAGCCGTCCTGTGGGGACAGGAGCGGGCCTGGAGGTCGTGGCTGCGGCTGAGGCGGGTTCGCCTCGAAGTGCGGTTCGGGTCGGCCGTGCACGTGCCGTTCGGGCCCGCCGGGCCGCGCGAGTTGAGGCGCCACACCGACGGGATCATGCGATCGCTGGCTGCACTGCTGCCGCCGGCGTACCAGGGCGTGTATCGGACGCCGTCCGGCCCTGGCGCGGGCTGA
- a CDS encoding fatty acyl-AMP ligase: MNSADVATLTELLRLRETETPDRAAFRFLPDGLAVTKELTYAELGVRVRAIAAELQERLPPGSRALLLYPPGLEFVCAFLGCLHAGVIAVPVYPPRGHDVDPRIRSIVQDAAPALGLAPASMLPAGTAPPPLAGLNPGMAWLATDSVDPAGQADWRHWKPTPSTVAHLQYTSGSTAAPTGVIVTHHNLLRNLLDMHHGWRHEPDSVILSWLPHFHDMGLVYGVLEPLFAGIPGYLMPAITFIQRPVRWLQAITTFGVTHSVAPNFAYDLCARKIKAADRDRLDLSHWHVAINGAEPIRAETLKQFAAYFASCGFREEAFCPGYGLAEATLKVTSSRRGEPVRYARVDGDALDLGRVEARPSDDTQARTLVGCGRSEIDTEVVIADPATSRALGDGAVGEVWVGGSTVASGYWQLPERTATSFAATLADTGRGPFLRTGDLGFILDGDLFINGRLKDMLIIRGQNHYPQDIELTVEACHAAFRQNGCAAFAVNVEGEERLVVAQELEREARELDVEEVIGLARQAVAEAHEIGVYDMVFLRPGGIPRTSSGKIQRHACRRAYLDGAFRGRL; encoded by the coding sequence GTGAATTCTGCAGACGTCGCGACCCTGACTGAACTGCTCCGCCTGCGCGAGACGGAGACACCGGATCGCGCGGCGTTCCGTTTCCTGCCTGACGGGCTGGCGGTCACGAAGGAACTGACCTACGCCGAGTTGGGCGTTCGCGTGAGGGCCATCGCCGCCGAACTGCAGGAGCGCCTGCCGCCTGGAAGTCGCGCGCTGCTGCTGTACCCGCCCGGCCTGGAGTTCGTCTGCGCGTTTCTCGGCTGCCTCCACGCCGGCGTGATCGCCGTACCGGTCTATCCGCCGCGCGGCCACGATGTCGATCCGCGAATCCGTTCGATCGTGCAAGATGCCGCCCCGGCCCTCGGCCTTGCACCCGCGTCGATGCTTCCCGCCGGGACAGCGCCGCCCCCTCTCGCCGGGCTGAACCCGGGCATGGCCTGGCTGGCGACCGATTCAGTCGATCCGGCGGGGCAGGCCGATTGGCGCCACTGGAAGCCAACGCCTTCGACGGTCGCCCACCTGCAGTACACGTCTGGCTCGACGGCCGCTCCGACGGGAGTCATCGTCACGCACCACAACCTGCTGCGCAACCTGCTCGACATGCACCACGGTTGGCGCCACGAGCCAGACAGCGTGATTCTGTCCTGGCTGCCGCATTTCCACGACATGGGGCTGGTGTACGGCGTGCTCGAGCCGCTTTTCGCCGGCATTCCCGGATACCTGATGCCAGCGATCACCTTCATCCAACGGCCGGTCCGGTGGCTGCAGGCCATCACCACGTTCGGGGTGACGCATAGCGTGGCGCCGAACTTCGCCTACGACCTGTGCGCCAGAAAGATCAAGGCGGCCGATCGCGACCGGCTGGACCTGAGCCACTGGCACGTCGCGATCAACGGCGCCGAGCCGATTCGCGCCGAGACGCTGAAGCAGTTCGCCGCGTACTTCGCGTCGTGCGGGTTCCGCGAGGAGGCGTTCTGCCCAGGCTACGGATTGGCAGAAGCGACGCTGAAGGTGACGTCTTCGCGTCGCGGCGAGCCGGTTCGGTACGCGCGCGTGGACGGGGATGCGCTCGATCTCGGGCGTGTCGAAGCCCGGCCGTCCGACGACACGCAGGCGAGGACGCTGGTCGGCTGCGGGCGCTCCGAGATCGACACCGAGGTGGTGATTGCCGATCCCGCGACAAGTCGCGCCCTCGGCGACGGCGCGGTTGGCGAAGTGTGGGTGGGTGGGTCGACCGTTGCCTCCGGCTACTGGCAGCTTCCGGAGAGGACGGCAACCAGCTTTGCCGCGACGCTGGCCGACACGGGGCGCGGGCCGTTTCTGCGGACGGGCGATCTCGGGTTCATCCTGGACGGCGATCTGTTCATCAACGGGCGCTTGAAGGACATGCTGATTATCAGGGGCCAGAACCACTATCCGCAGGACATCGAACTGACGGTTGAGGCGTGCCACGCGGCGTTTCGGCAGAACGGCTGTGCGGCCTTCGCCGTGAACGTGGAGGGTGAGGAGCGCCTGGTGGTCGCGCAGGAACTCGAACGCGAGGCCAGGGAACTCGATGTCGAGGAAGTGATCGGCCTGGCGCGCCAGGCGGTGGCCGAGGCGCACGAGATCGGTGTGTATGATATGGTTTTTCTTCGGCCGGGCGGAATTCCCCGCACGTCCAGCGGCAAGATTCAGCGCCACGCCTGCCGCCGGGCGTATCTTGACGGCGCCTTCAGGGGCCGTCTCTGA
- a CDS encoding type II toxin-antitoxin system VapC family toxin — MIVVDTSAIVAMAFAEPERDAFVRTIQQADKALISTVSVVEARMVVHGRRGQRAVVLLDDLLRLPAFEIVAPGLPEMDAAYSAFVAFGKGSGHPAGLNFGDVFSYALAKVRGLPLLYKGDDFAQTDVVSAGPDVAERTRRNTQAACGGSPPGRS; from the coding sequence ATGATCGTCGTGGACACCTCGGCCATCGTGGCGATGGCATTCGCGGAGCCCGAGCGCGACGCCTTCGTCCGAACCATCCAGCAAGCCGACAAGGCCTTGATCAGCACGGTGTCGGTGGTCGAAGCACGCATGGTCGTGCATGGCCGGCGCGGGCAGCGAGCGGTGGTGCTGCTGGACGATCTGCTGCGGCTGCCAGCCTTCGAGATCGTCGCGCCTGGACTGCCCGAGATGGACGCGGCCTACTCGGCCTTCGTGGCCTTCGGCAAAGGCAGCGGCCACCCTGCCGGCTTGAATTTCGGCGACGTGTTCAGCTATGCGCTGGCCAAGGTGCGCGGCCTGCCTTTGCTGTACAAGGGTGATGATTTCGCCCAGACCGATGTGGTCAGCGCTGGGCCTGATGTGGCGGAACGAACACGGAGAAACACTCAGGCGGCCTGTGGGGGCAGTCCGCCTGGCCGTTCGTGA
- a CDS encoding DUF6496 domain-containing protein produces the protein MPTLKPSAPKKAQQKRVKGELHKFKEGTLHSGSKKGPTVTDRQQAIAIALSEAGLSKTDSQRPAKRKAMR, from the coding sequence ATGCCAACACTGAAACCGAGCGCACCGAAGAAGGCACAACAGAAACGGGTGAAGGGCGAACTGCACAAGTTCAAGGAGGGCACGTTGCACTCCGGCTCCAAGAAGGGGCCGACGGTCACGGATCGGCAACAGGCCATCGCCATCGCGCTCTCGGAAGCCGGCCTATCGAAGACAGATAGTCAGCGTCCAGCGAAGAGGAAGGCCATGCGATAG
- a CDS encoding type II toxin-antitoxin system VapB family antitoxin, with the protein MALQIANPVVVAKVERLAKATGLTKTALVERAIDRLASETLGAADPARNAAPMAALLAQLDRIPDRPDAFDPLQWDPLGLPT; encoded by the coding sequence ATGGCGCTACAAATAGCCAACCCCGTCGTCGTGGCGAAGGTCGAGCGGCTCGCCAAGGCCACGGGCCTGACGAAAACGGCGCTTGTCGAGCGGGCTATCGATCGCCTCGCCAGCGAAACCCTCGGGGCAGCCGACCCGGCGCGAAATGCCGCGCCGATGGCCGCGCTGTTGGCCCAACTGGACCGCATTCCCGACCGCCCGGATGCGTTCGATCCGTTGCAGTGGGATCCTCTGGGCTTGCCGACATGA
- a CDS encoding cold shock domain-containing protein, which yields MAINGTIKRLVSDKGFGFVAAEDGSEYFFHQSACTNTRFDDLREGQAVTFERGQGPKGPRAENVNVA from the coding sequence ATGGCTATCAACGGCACGATCAAGCGACTGGTGAGCGACAAGGGTTTTGGGTTTGTCGCCGCAGAAGACGGCAGCGAGTACTTTTTCCACCAGTCAGCGTGCACGAACACGCGATTCGACGACCTGCGCGAAGGCCAGGCAGTGACCTTCGAGCGTGGTCAGGGGCCCAAGGGTCCGCGCGCTGAGAACGTCAACGTCGCCTAG